In a genomic window of Leisingera caerulea DSM 24564:
- a CDS encoding glycosyltransferase, whose translation MKIAYVLNTYPQPSHSFIRRELQALERQGVDILRLAMRPSGAALADPGDQAEADRTEYVLKAGPGRLLAALAREAAAPARFGQALSLALKLARASDKGVLRHLIYLAEAAFVKQRCAAEGVQHMHAHFGTNSAAVAMLAHVLGGPGYSFTVHGPEEFDAPHALSLGEKINRASFTVAVSSFGRSQLSRWAAFGKWDSLKVVHCGIEPDRFASPAPLPKGPLRLAAIGRFVEQKGQMVLVRAMAQLVKEIPDLHLALIGDGEMRADLEAEIARHGLGGHITLTGWLAEEGVRAELARAHALVMPSFAEGLPMVVMEAMAAARPVIATYIAGTPELVVPGQTGWLVPAGDETALAGAVLELAQTPPDKLAAMGQAGRVRVLGRHDSATEAAKLAEHIRQTIAG comes from the coding sequence TTGAAGATCGCCTATGTCCTGAACACCTATCCGCAGCCCTCGCACAGCTTCATCCGCCGCGAGCTGCAGGCGCTGGAGCGTCAGGGCGTGGATATCCTGCGCCTGGCAATGCGCCCCTCCGGCGCGGCGCTTGCCGATCCCGGTGACCAAGCCGAGGCGGACCGCACCGAATATGTTCTGAAGGCCGGGCCCGGGCGCTTGCTGGCGGCTCTGGCGCGGGAGGCGGCGGCACCGGCCCGCTTCGGGCAGGCGCTGAGCCTGGCGCTGAAGCTGGCGCGGGCCTCGGACAAGGGCGTCCTGCGGCACCTGATCTACCTGGCGGAGGCCGCCTTTGTGAAACAGCGCTGCGCGGCCGAAGGGGTGCAGCACATGCACGCGCATTTCGGCACCAACTCTGCCGCTGTTGCGATGCTGGCACATGTGCTGGGCGGCCCCGGCTACAGCTTCACCGTGCACGGGCCGGAGGAGTTCGACGCACCGCACGCCCTGTCGCTGGGTGAGAAAATCAACCGGGCCAGTTTCACCGTTGCCGTCAGCAGCTTCGGCAGAAGCCAGCTGAGTCGTTGGGCTGCTTTCGGCAAATGGGACAGCCTGAAGGTTGTGCACTGCGGCATTGAGCCGGACCGCTTCGCCAGCCCCGCGCCGCTGCCCAAGGGGCCGCTGCGGCTGGCTGCGATCGGACGGTTTGTCGAGCAGAAGGGCCAGATGGTGCTGGTCCGCGCCATGGCACAGCTGGTTAAGGAAATCCCGGACCTGCATCTGGCGCTGATCGGCGACGGGGAGATGCGCGCGGATCTGGAAGCGGAGATCGCAAGGCACGGGCTGGGCGGTCACATCACCCTGACCGGCTGGCTGGCGGAGGAGGGTGTGCGGGCGGAGCTGGCCCGTGCCCATGCGCTGGTGATGCCCTCCTTTGCCGAGGGTTTGCCGATGGTGGTGATGGAGGCGATGGCGGCTGCACGCCCGGTCATCGCAACCTATATCGCCGGTACGCCTGAGCTAGTGGTGCCAGGGCAGACCGGCTGGCTGGTGCCGGCCGGGGATGAAACTGCGCTCGCCGGGGCGGTTCTGGAGCTGGCGCAAACACCGCCGGACAAGCTTGCCGCTATGGGGCAGGCCGGCCGCGTCCGGGTGCTAGGGCGCCACGACAGCGCCACCGA